In Luteimonas viscosa, the following proteins share a genomic window:
- a CDS encoding glucokinase, producing MGATTRPLPAAAGHQPAGVPFIAADVGGTHVRVGLVCGDSPTQVEHYRKYACADFPSLAAVLEAYLAGLPASGPVRHGVIACAGHPLEDGSLLSVNLPWPVAPQRIRAQLGFDDLRLVNDFEAVAHAVAAAGAQSLLRLTGPDLAPPGPVLVVGPGTGLGAAVRIPAPGHAVVLATEAGQAALTVSTEAEIDVLREFLRDRRHVPIEHALSGPGLVRLHAALARVRGMQPGHATPDAITAAARSGDDPLARDTLELFCGLLGGAVGDMALLYGAHGGVYLAGGILPQIRDFLEHSSFVRRFLDKGPMREALLRIPVTLVDHGQLGVIGAAGWYLDQSQNDNE from the coding sequence GTGGGAGCAACGACCCGTCCCCTGCCCGCCGCCGCCGGCCACCAGCCGGCCGGCGTGCCGTTCATCGCCGCCGATGTCGGCGGCACCCATGTGCGTGTGGGACTGGTGTGCGGCGACAGCCCGACCCAGGTCGAGCACTACCGCAAGTACGCCTGCGCCGACTTCCCGTCCCTCGCGGCCGTGCTCGAGGCCTACCTCGCCGGGCTGCCGGCTTCCGGGCCGGTCCGCCACGGCGTGATCGCCTGCGCCGGGCACCCGCTCGAGGATGGATCGCTGCTGTCGGTGAACCTGCCCTGGCCCGTGGCGCCGCAGCGGATCCGCGCGCAACTGGGCTTCGACGACCTGCGTCTGGTCAACGACTTCGAGGCGGTGGCCCATGCCGTCGCCGCGGCGGGCGCGCAGTCGCTGCTGCGCCTGACCGGGCCCGACCTCGCCCCGCCCGGTCCGGTCCTGGTGGTCGGGCCCGGCACCGGCCTGGGCGCGGCTGTGCGGATTCCGGCCCCGGGCCACGCCGTGGTGCTGGCGACCGAAGCGGGGCAGGCGGCATTGACCGTTTCCACGGAAGCGGAGATCGACGTCCTGCGCGAGTTCCTGCGCGACCGGCGCCACGTGCCGATCGAGCACGCGCTGTCGGGGCCGGGCCTGGTGCGGCTGCACGCGGCCCTGGCGCGGGTGCGCGGCATGCAGCCCGGCCACGCCACCCCCGACGCGATCACCGCAGCCGCACGCAGCGGCGACGATCCGCTCGCGCGCGACACGCTCGAACTGTTCTGCGGCCTGCTCGGCGGCGCCGTCGGCGACATGGCGCTGCTCTACGGCGCGCACGGCGGCGTCTACCTCGCCGGCGGGATCCTGCCGCAGATCCGCGACTTCCTCGAACACAGCAGTTTCGTGCGGCGGTTCCTCGACAAGGGACCGATGCGCGAGGCGCTGCTCCGCATCCCCGTGACGCTGGTCGATCACGGGCAACTGGGCGTGATCGGCGCCGCCGGTTGGTACCTCGACCAATCCCAGAACGACAACGAGTGA